From the Chanos chanos chromosome 7, fChaCha1.1, whole genome shotgun sequence genome, the window TATCATTTTCAATTTATGGGATATCTTTGGGAATATTTATTGTCTTTGGGGATATCTTTGGGAGTGAATACTAATTTTTCTGTGGTTGCaacaaaggaaaggaaagagttgTACTCACTTCCCCTACAGGACTGGATGAGGATTATTTTGGGCTTGTCACGTAGTCCAGGACAGTTGGGAGTGTTCAGGTGGTTGAAGATTTTATCAACAGGGAACACATCCTTCTCCTGaccatacatatatgtatgagAAACCCCACAAATTCCCATTGGTTTTCCATGGGACATGATGACCACAAAGCAGCTGTCTGATTGGAAATGTTCCTCTCGCTTAGAGAAGTCAGATATGGCAACATCCATGCcctataaaacaaacaaacaggaactCAAGTTGAATTCCAAAGGAaggtgtgtgacagtgaacagtgcagtgttaTGGTAAGAAAgatgatgactgtgtgaatgatagGCAAAGTGACTAAGTACTAAGTGAGTGATTGTTCATGATGAAACATACTAAAGTAATTGAGCCTACCTCAGCTGTGAGGTCTCTAAGTAAAACAATATTATAACCCAAGTCCTTCAGCAGTGTGTTAATGCTCTGCTCATCTTTCTCTGCACCTGTTCTGTCATCCACATACTCAAAATGAATATTGTTGATGACCAAAGCCATGCGCTTCCTGCTGGGACATTCTTTTAGTGACAAATGGTTGTATATCTGAGTACAGAGAGATTCAGAAACATAAATATAGTGAGATTATTTTTCTGTGCATTGATTATATAATCAACCACGAAAGAAAGATCAAAATGAAAGAATTCAGACCAATAAATTGCGATAAAATAGTCCTCAGTTACTTACGTCATCCCATTCTTTCTTTAATATCACTGTTTTAAATTCAGGTGTGCACAACACCAGGGGACCACGGCCTGAGGATTCTGGCTGAGGGACCAACAAAATGGTACTGATTTATACAAAACATCGAAAATTTCAACTACAAAAAGAAAGTTTGACCAATCCATGCTCCCAAGCAACTCACACCACCACATACTCTTGCTTAATAATATTACTTGCTATGTATTATTTTTGGAGACAATACAATGCTTttatcaaatattcaaatatataaCTTAAAATTATTCACTTTGTGTGTCCCCCAATGCTTAAATCAATTCACTCATTTTGTTAAAGTGAATATTCTGATGTACCTCAAATCACTGACCACCACCAGTACCTTTGTTTGTTGGCAGCCATTGTTGGCACATTTGCTGGCGTTATAGAGTGGTCCTTTCCACTCCCTCACGCACTGCCAGCAGAAGTAGAAAGGCTTAGCCCGTTTTGCACTGCAGACCGTGCAGTGGACGCATAGATTATTCGGATTTGCCCTCTCCACGTTAGAGTGACATCCTGGGCACTAAACACGTGAGTTAAGACAAGAAATTGTAGTCCTTTCATATACCAGGTGCAAAGATACTTCTAAATTATTACAAGGCATAGGCTTGTGAAGAATTAGGACAGGGTTCGGGAAatgaatgttaaaaacaaacttttaatggaTTTCACAGCAACATTGTCCTGTTCATCACAACTGAGCGTTACTTAGGGCTGTCCTACATATCCAAAACTTGGCTTTAGAAAAACACTTACAGGTTTATAGTCACATAATGCCGCTGCCGCGAGTGCGCCCAGCGTCTCCTCAAATTTCTCTTGTTGTTTCGCCGTTAGTTCACCCAGCTGACAGACGTCTTGGTAACAGAAAGCAGCACCGCAGGTTTTCTTCTTAACACAATCAAACCTTGGACAGGTGAATCGGCTCTGCTTCTGAAACATAACAGTACAGTTAAGATTATATGCGGGAAGCAGAGAAGGGTAAAATATCTTAAAGAAAGTATATGTGGTGAAAATACTCGAAATACGCACTTGTTCAAGTTGATACTGGCACCAAGAACGCAAGTAGTGTGGAGGTAACTGATGAGCACAGGGAAGTTGGACTGGTAAAGGACAAAGGCGACATGTTGTGGTCATACAATTCAAAACTGAATTACACACCTTAAATCCGCATCACAGCCATGTCCAGTTAAACTGGCTAGCTTCACTACAAATATTTCATAATCTACAATCCGGGGACAGCCCCTGGGTAAAGTTAGTTTTATCTTTGATGTTCTGTTTTGCCTCTAATTTCTCTTAAACGGAGCAAGCAAAATGGTACCGAATTACAGATTAGACAGTGTTAGGCAGAATAGGCATACCTACGCTTCTAGTTGGATTCAAGTGTCGTAACAGAAGACTAAACGGCCGAAAGAGGGAGAGGCATGACACGCAAAAAAATCAGTTGCCTGTTCCTAGCGGACATCGAAACTTGGAAATACAAGTATGTTGTACCTTGGATCATGAGGAAGTCTTGAACATTTTTTTCGATGACGCACTTTACTGGTTTCACAAATACTTAATTAGGTAGTGCATCACGACACACTCGTCCATATCTCCATAACTTTAAGAATATTAAGAATATTCATCTCGTTTCATTGTATTCTTTGGCAGATCAAAGCTGATATGAGAGAAACTAAGAGCCCTGTAAACCAAGGAACAGACACTTCAAAGTGTTGGGTTTTTATGTGGAACTAAGGTGTGCAGCTTTTACACAGTGTCTTCACAATCCTCTCAGGATTCCCCTCAATACATACAAATGACATGTTGCCTCATTGGTGAAAGCGGTGGGAGCAGACTGTTACTAATCTGCAAGTCTCAACCGCCCTGCAAACTCCGTTCAAAAACTGAGAAAGTCACAATCACAAATAGCGGAAAGAAAACTGTACTAACACTGatcaaacacagtgacaaacacGGTGAGAGAGGAGCGACTGGCTTGAAACGCCAGCCAATGGAATTTACGCTTACCATTCTGACTTTGTCCTGCTGCGATCTCTTCAGAAGGTTGTTTTGACGTCCTTACAGCTAAATTGGCCAAATGTACTGCTATATTCCGAAAGGAAAggtgattttatttaatttgcaaAGAAGAACTTCCTGAACGTTTAAGCTCAGTTTCACTTTTGATTTGTAAAAAGTTGGCGCTTTAACACATTAAACCCTTGGGACAGAATCAAAAAATAGCTTGCTTAAGAATATTATACTACAGCTTCgtcataaaaacaataataacaatttacTTTAACAACTGCACGCATAACAGTAAATACAGCAAATCGAACATCAAAATAAACCTGTACCTGGGTTTCTGTATATCGGTACAGTGTCTACAAAATACTGCTCCGCGTCATCCTCTGGGACGGACATTTCAAATTTCCAAGCTGTGTCTCTCGTGGTGAAAAGGTCCTAGGTAGAAATCCACTATTTGAGCCATGCACCCATCATCGATCTGGCTCAACAACTATCACTgagcactagcctacttgaatgTGGGTGTACGTCAATAAAGCCCAGGAATCGGATGTAGCGCCGACCAATGAGGATTGATGAGCGTTAGAAAAATTTCTCTAGCAGGACCCGCCGAATCTTTCattccttgttttgtttgtttgtttgtttgtttttactctaTGTTGAATCTCAGACCATGAAATTCTGCATTTAATTGAAACTACATCTGAAATATAAACAGAATACAACAATTAAATGGATCGACATATCATGTTTCACCTGGCCAAATACTTTAATGCCTGTTCCCTCAATAACAAATGtcaaactttttgtttttaattactgttGATCTTTTCAcccatttttgtcatttttaacataGAGATACTAGTATCCTGTCATTCAAACATGATTTGAATATCTTCAGTCTCAACAAAATATGTGCTATTAAGATCACGTTACATACAAAACACCGTAAACTCGTAAACCtgactgtttttgttcattcacaCTTGCCGTACGTAACTCCGCTACAGAGTTCAATTCCAATATGGCTGCGCTTAGGAGCAGAGTGGCTCCGGTCTGCTTAACAACATGCTTTCTCCGACACACAAGTATAGCAAGTAGCAGCACTTACCCAATTATACTGACACGGAACAAGGTTTGTCAGACCGTCCTTATGGTGTAGTTATTGCTGATTTGTTTTCAAGGATACAGTAATATGTGATCTTGACCCGTGCCGATGTAACCAACGCTAGCTGTGTAGGTAGCCAGTTAGCTGCATGCATGGGAATGACTTTGAGAGC encodes:
- the LOC115816284 gene encoding caspase-4-like; amino-acid sequence: MSVPEDDAEQYFVDTVPIYRNPVQLPCAHQLPPHYLRSWCQYQLEQKQSRFTCPRFDCVKKKTCGAAFCYQDVCQLGELTAKQQEKFEETLGALAAAALCDYKPCPGCHSNVERANPNNLCVHCTVCSAKRAKPFYFCWQCVREWKGPLYNASKCANNGCQQTKPESSGRGPLVLCTPEFKTVILKKEWDDIYNHLSLKECPSRKRMALVINNIHFEYVDDRTGAEKDEQSINTLLKDLGYNIVLLRDLTAEGMDVAISDFSKREEHFQSDSCFVVIMSHGKPMGICGVSHTYMYGQEKDVFPVDKIFNHLNTPNCPGLRDKPKIILIQSCRGNEDGSVSVQDSAPGPSLRTEHREKDFCCMRSCTPDTVSYRTEERGSDFIQDVVEIFNHHAHENDIEELFRKVLKKFKETHPNQMPCKERTTLSKKFYLFPGL